The Zingiber officinale cultivar Zhangliang chromosome 9A, Zo_v1.1, whole genome shotgun sequence genome window below encodes:
- the LOC122019523 gene encoding uncharacterized protein LOC122019523 — MTSRIKVLVSYGGRIIEGEHGVDYEGGSHQVVFLQESFEYSDLVESISRNWSSDEMMFYRLPCMSNGVIHYYCMEVKDGDDIRTLVDSIVVVESTSYPQLYVKTRKYRVKGRRSVLTQEVELGGRRSFCGHSSSLLHEPVMQSGRHSVYASTSEPIGDPFILPGRHSVCAPSSQPFGNSTLQCDRRSVYVPNQVLSKAPFEPSLDASIYDEVGPSHEVMKSFRILSQSDVPLPESIDILIATNDCQSNPLEEEDSDGLLGQDDCDEEAMIEVSEAFQFTAGANYPVSADCIGSVGNTVAMVVGTEFDTTLEFQEKEDVINAVKQYSLNCSQEYEVAESSSHVWSVICKNTKYGYSRQLCAARLKKLGGGWGITRYKCPRTCVARVISIDHRQLDSNFICNCILEGVKKDLSKSVGRKHGRLNRRLSPEFGVIEMNHTNVYHISLQLCNRQILEVLYGGHSVITLMSGIAQLNSTKKKLSRLFWSFKPAIYSIEFTKPVIQIDGTFFYGKYKHSLLIATTINGDNSVILLAYALVESKNVDS; from the exons ATGACTTCAAGAATAAAAGTTCTTGTTAGTTATGGAGGTAGGATTATTGAGGGTGAGCATGGTGTAGATTATGAAGGAGGGTCGCATCAGGTAGTGTTTTTGCAAGAGAGCTTTGAGTATAGTGACCTTGTTGAGTCCATAAGCAGAAATTGGAGCTCCGATGAGATGATGTTTTATAGATTGCCTTGTATGTCAAATGGAGTCATCCATTATTATTGTATGGAGGTCAAAGATGGTGATGATATACGTACCCTTGTTGATAGTATTGTTGTTGTTGAAAGTACAAGTTATCCTCAACTATATGTGAAAACTAGAAAATATCGAGTTAAGGGTAGGAGAAGTGTATTGACTCAGGAGGTAGAGCTGGGTGGTAGACGAAGTTTTTGTGGTCATAGTTCGAGTCTTTTGCATGAACCTGTTATGCAAAGTGGTAGACATAGTGTATATGCTTCTACTTCAGAGCCAATTGGTGATCCTTTTATACTGCCTGGTCGTCACAGTGTATGTGCTCCAAGTTCTCAACCGTTTGGTAATTCAACTCTACAATGTGACCGACGAAGTGTGTATGTTCCGAATCAGGTATTGTCTAAAGCTCCATTCGAACCAAGTCTCGACGCAAGTATTTATGATGAGGTTGGTCCATCACATGAAGTTATGAAGTCTTTTCGTATATTGAGTCAGTCAGATGTCCCACTACCTGAGAGCATTGATATACTGATAGCAACAAATGACTGTCAGTCCAACCCCTTAGAAGAGGAAGATAGTGATGGGCTACTCGGTCAAGATGATTGTGACGAAGAGGCAATGATCGAAGTGTCTGAAGCATTTCAGTTTACTGCAGGAGCCAACTACCCTGTTTCAGCGGATTGTATTGGATCAGTGGGTAACACAGTTGCAATGGTAGTTGGTACAGAATTTGATACAACATTGGAGTTTCAAGAGAAGGAAGATGTAATTAATGCAGTTAAACAGTATTCTTTGAATTGCAGTCAAGAATATGAAGTTGCTGAGTCAAGTTCGCATGTTTGGTCAGTCATATGCAAGAACACTAAATATGGGTATAGTAGGCAGTTATGTGCAGCAAGGTTAAAGAAACTTGGTGGAGGATGGGGCATAACACGATATAAATGTCCACGCACATGTGTTGCGAGGGTTATATCGATTGATCACAGACAATTGGACTCAAACTTTATATGCAACTGCATATTGGAAGGGGTGAAGAAAGATTTGTCCAAGTCAGTTGGAA GAAAGCATGGGAGGCTAAATAGAAGGTTATCGCCAGAATTTGGGGTGATTGAGATGAATCATACCAACGTCTACCACATTTCTTTGCAGCTCTGCAACAGACAAATCCTGGAAGTGTTGTATGGTGGGCATTCGGTGATCACACTCATGTCAGGCATCGCGCAGTtgaattcaacaaaaaaaaaattgagtcgACTATTTTGGTCATTCAAACCAGCTATCTATAGTATCGAGTTCACAAAGCCAGTGATCCAAATTGATGGAACTTTCTTTTATGGTAAGTATAAACATTCACTCCTAATTGCAACAACCATTAATGGAGATAACTCTGTGATTTTACTGGCTTATGCGCTGGTAGAGTCCAAGAATGTGGACAGTTAG
- the LOC122020690 gene encoding C-type natriuretic peptide-like, with translation MMASRSRAAMALLLLLLLFLFSCIAISDANATSSAALSSVSSGHINAGRRRTVVAERKLRPSGGGGSGGGRGGGGSGRSIPAGRSSPARGQGGSLGQSSARAGSAAAARHDRHVNAGCANHFHRRHFAITFLLPLLLW, from the exons ATGATGGCCAGTAGAAGTAGAGCAGCGATGGCTCTTCTCCTACTGCTGCTGCTGTTTCTCTTCTCTTGCATAGCTATCTCAGACGCCAACGCCACTTCCTCAG CTGCGTTGTCCTCTGTCTCGTCGGGCCACATTAATGCTGGAAGGCGTAGAACGGTGGTAGCTGAAAGGAAGCTAAGGccaagcggcggcggcggcagcggcGGCGGCAGAGGCGGCGGCGGCAGCGGTCGGAGTATTCCTGCTGGACGATCGTCTCCGGCAAGAGGCCAAGGTGGGAGTTTGGGACAATCATCTGCGAGGGCCGGTAGTGCTGCTGCAGCGCGACATGATCGTCATGTTAATGCAGGCTGTGCCAACCATTTCCATCGACGACATTTTGCAATTACTTTTCTCTTGCCGCTGCTGCTATGGTGA